Part of the Caldilineales bacterium genome, TCGCACAACTTCCAGTTGCAAAACATCGTCATAGAACCGAATCATGGCCTCAGCATTGTGCGTGCGAACACCGAGCCATCCCAGCGAGCGAACGGTCATATTGGCTTCTCCTCTAAAACCCAAGTTAGTTCGTAGTGCATATCAACCCCGCTGCCATCCGTCTGCTACTTCGTGGCCCATAACAAGGCGATGCCGATTACCAGGGGCGCGGTGTGGTGCGCGAAGGGATAGTAGATGTCTCTCGGCCTGAAGATCGCAAAACCGGTCAGCCACGCCATGTTCCACGCCATCGTTGCCCAACCAATCCACGCCGCGACCAAGCCCGATTGAAGCAAGGCGACGCCGATGATTGCCTGCGCCAGAAATGCGGTGATGACATAGACGCCGATGAGGTTGATGACTTTGTCGAAGCCCAGTGTCAGGGCAAGCGCCTCGGCGGCCACGATCAAAACGCCGGCGAACAGGTAGCCCGTGGCGCCGATGCTCGCCAGCACGCGGCCGGCGCCGTCTGGCATCGCCTGGGCGAGCAGCTCGAATCCAATCGCCGTGACGACGACCGCAGCCATGACGAAACTGCGCTCCGTGACGAAGTAAGTGCGGCTTGGCGGTTCGCCGCCGTGCATGCCGCCTCGAAGCCAGAACATCGTGATGCCTGGAAAGAGAACGGCCACACCCAGAATCAGCACAAGCCCAGCTGCGTGTTCGATGCTCCAATATTGTGGATCAATCATCGGTTTCATCCTTTCCATCAAGTGACAGTCGGCTCTATGGCGTTCGCCTGCACGGGTCCTACTGCAGTGAACCCCAAGCGAGTATCGTTCCGCGTCAGGCGCTCGCGTAGCGCAGTGAAGCATAGCGGAACGGAGCGAAACGCGTCGCCTGCACGCGGGGGTTAGGTGCGGCCGGAACGGACAAAGCTCTTCCTTTCCAGCACTGCGAAAAGTGCGGCGTAAACCGACCCGATGCTCAAGACGAGAGCGAACAACTCCGCAACTAGGTAGAGGGCGCTTCTGGGGATGTTCACCAAGCCGATGATCGATACGTTGAGGCCCAAAAACGCGACCAGCACTGTGCAGGCGAGGAGGATAGCGCCGAAGCCTCGCCAGCCGCGTCGGTAGAACAGGCTCAGGATGACAGAGGTGGCAATCGTAAAGGCGGCGGTCATGGCGAGTGCCTGCCTGAATAGTTCAGTGGGCGGCCCGTGTAATTGGAACAAGGCCGGAATGGTGGTAACTGGCTGGAAGAGAAGCACCGAGGTCAATCCCAGGAGAGCCAACATAGCGACCAGGAGAGCGTTGAAGCGAAGCCAACTGGCGAGCGAGGGTCTGGTGGTGACAACTGCGAAGCTCCAAGCGATGCACAGCCCGCACAGCGCGCCGGCGGTCATCAGCGGGACGACGGAGAACCAGATGTTGCTTATGAACAAGGCGTGGATGAGCGCGAAGCTAAGGGCCGCCAGCGCACCGGCGATGACGCCAGACCGAAGAAAGCTTGTGACATTGACGGAGGGTAAAGGCTGTGTCATCCGTGTTGCTCCCGGTACCATGGTCTGAAAGACAAAGCACCTAACCTGGCATTCCACAGCCAGTAGCCGGCCATGATCTTCAGCGCACTGACCACGACGAACACCAGACCCGCCACCATGAGGGCGTCGATGCCCAGCGACTCGAAAGGCCCGCCCAGGAGCCTGATGCCGCCCATGGTCGGAAGAGCCCGATGCCGGAAAGCATAGCCCAGCGTGGGAACCAGGCCGACGAGCCAGACAAAACTATCGATAAAGATCAAGATAGACGCCATCGTTGTTGAGGAAGTGCGCATATCTACCTCCAATTTATCTGCCCGCCTGCCGTAGCAGTGAAGAAGAGCTTCTCAGTCCGGGGAAGTTTCGGTGTTTTCCGTGATAGATGAATGTGCTCAGAATGGGAGTGGCGCCCGTAATCGTCGCTAGGTTCATTTCTGAAATCCTCACTGCTGCGGGATGAGATCAAGCTGCTGTTGCCCTGTTTCAAACTTCTCGGCTTTGAGCAGCACGCGTCCCAGCCAGATGACCCAGACAGGATAACCGAAGTATACCGTCAGGAAGACGATGGCGCTTATGACCGTGAGCAGAGGATTCGACATGTACGCACTCCAATCAGCCCCGCCCACGACGAACACAATCACCGGCTCCAACACGAAGGCCGCGCCCACGGCCATGCCCAGCCAGGCCAAACGCGACGGCAGACTCCGCTGGCGCCGACCCACATCGTTGGCTGCCATCAACCACACGCCCACCAGCCCAAAGGCAACCAACAGGGGACGGACTTCCTGCTCGAACGGCAAGACGTCCATCCGCAGAAGCACTTGCAAAACGATGACACCGGCCATGCCCGCCATGCCGATGACGGTGGCAATCAGGCTCAAGCGTGGAGCTGCGGCTCGGTGGGCGAGATACAACGTACGGGCGACGACGAGCAGCAGGGCCATCTGGATGATGGGGAAGAGGTCGCTGAGCGGCCCCCAAAGATGTTCGCCACCCGTATTGACCTCGATGGCAAAGAACAAGACCAGTGTGACTAGCGCCAGGATGGCGGCGACGCCGCTGAGCACGGCGGCCCAGCCGGCACTACGATAGTGTTGGGGTTTCATGTTCTGTCTCCTTTCTTCATCGAGCCGGCCCTTCCACCGCCGGCAGGCTATGCAGATAGTCATAGATCGCTTTCAGATCGTCGTCCGTGGTCGCGGCGCGCACCATCGGCCAGGGCATACGTGGCTCGCTGAAGCCGCTGGCCAGGGTGATGATGGGCGTCGCCGTCCCGTCGGGCCGTATGCCGGTGTTGAAGAAGGCCATGAACTCCGCCTCGCTCCATTGCGGCACGATTTGGGTCAGGTTGGGGCCAGGCGGCGGGCCGGGTTGCCCGTTATCTGCGCGTCCCTGCAACTGATCGCCATGACATCCGGTGCAACCGAGCACGCTCACCATGTACTTGCCATACTCCGGCGTACCCGCCTGGGGCATGGCCACGTTGGCGACGGGCGGCTGCGCACTAAGGAAACCAAACAAGGGCGTGACCAGCGCGCCGAGCAGGTTGAGCCGCGTCGGCGGCAGGGCTTCACCTGTACTGGGTTGCGAACGCAAGTAAGCGACCAACGCCTGGGCGTCTTCGTCGCTCAGATGCCGGTAAACCTCTGCCGGCATGATCAGCAGCGAGCGGCCGTTCTTGTGTACGCCCTCGCGGATCGCCCGCACCACCTCGCCGTCGCTCCAGTCATCGATGTTGCCGCCGGGCGTGAGGTTGGGTGCATAGATCGCACCGAACGTGGTCATATCGAACTTGACGGCGGCGTTCGAGCCGGAGAGCGGCGGGGCGCTGCCCGGCGAATGGCAGCTGGCGCAAGCGTTAGCCAGTCTTCCGCCGCGGGCGATCTGCGCCGGCGTGGCGGCGACTCCGACATCCGCTACGGGGTTGTCGTGTTTCAGGTTGATCTTGTAGAACCCGAACAATCCGGCCACCAGCACCGCCGCCGCAAGCAGGGTCAGCAGCCCGGCGATGGCGGCGCCGGCCCACTTCAAGATGCGATTTCTCGACCGCCAGGTGCGCAGGGTCAGGAACGCAAACAGAGCGACGAGAGCAGCAACGATCAGGACACCGACAAAATCGAACATCGGAAGCCTCCTTGTCAATCAGAGCCGCTTACGGGCGGAACTGGAAAGAACGTGCGATAATCCCGCTCAGGCCGAGCGCGGCGGGGGAATGACGCCGAGCTGCTGCATGAGGCCCAGGGTATCTGTTTCTATCCAGTGCTCGACGATCTTGCCATCCGCGATCCGGTTGATGTCGATGAAGCCCCATTTCACACGCCTTCCGGTCGGGGCGAGGCCCATCAGCGGTCCCAGATGGGTGCCCTCGAGTTCCATCCGGCTGACGACTTTGTCGCCTTCGGCGATCATATCCAATACCGTGGCGCGCACGTCGGGGAAGGCTGCGATCTGCCCCTTGAGGAACTGGCGGCTGCTCTCCATCCCTGGCGGCGTTCCTGGGGGCAGGCCGTGGTCGATCACGCCAGGGCTACACAGGGCGAAGGCTCCCTCGACATCGTGGGCGTTCAGCAGCTCGCCAAAGCGGCGAAGCAAGGCTTTGTTCTGTTCGGTTGACATCATATCTCTCCTTGATGAGTGTTCGTCGCAGACGATTGTTCTCGTCCTGCGGAAACCAGTATCGAGGAAAGGGCGCGGGAAGTCATGCGTGCGCGCACGTATTCGCACACGTATTTCATGCGCCGGCGCTTGCCTACGTAAAACAAAAAGGGCGGCTGCGCCCCACACACACCCGCCCGTCGATGCACCCGGAGGTTATCGCGATGACGGGTTTTCCCGTCGGCCTTGTTCGATGGCCCAGCGCACGATCTGGGCGCGCTGCGTGAACCCCAGTTTGGAGAAGATGTTGCTGATGTGCTTCTCGACCGTACGTTTGCTCAACACCAACGTAGCGGCGATTTCATCGTTCGACTTGCCCTGCGCGATCAAGAACACAACTTCGCGCTCGCGCGCTGTCAAGCCACCAGGCTCCACTTGTGCTCCAAGCGGGGTCGTCTCCCGTACCAGAGGCAATGCCAATGCCAGATCGATGGCCTGATCGATCGTCAGCGTGCGTCCTTCTCTTGCTGCATCTTTGAATGCCTGATCGGTCAGTTCCGTTTGCGCCGCTGCCAGTGCTTCTCGATAGGCCAATCGCTCCCCTGGATAAGCTTCCAAGATGCTCTCCGCCGCCCACGTGACTGCAACCGTGAGAAGGCGAACCGCCTGGGTCGGCAATCCTTGAACTGCCGCCAGCGCTCCGAACCCGAGTAAGCACTCTGCCATGCCACGCTCGTTTCCCACGGCGCGTTGGGCCATCAGACTTTCGTTCAGCAGTGCGTGGGCGTGCTCGACCTGTCCCAGGTGCAGGTCGGAATGAGCCAGGCCGATTAACACGCTGGCGACATCTGGTGTTGGCTCGAGTTCGCGATAGATGGAGAGACTCTGCTCATAAAGTTGTCTCGCTTCGACATCGGCTTGCTCACCGCGCGCCAGATCGCCCAATAGCTTGAGGACCTCGGCAGCCCGATGAGTATTACCACCCACCTCACGAATGATCGCCACACTTTCATCGAGAAACTGGCGACCCAGGTCGCGCTTTCCTGCCGCCGTGGCATTGATGGCATGAATGGCCAGCGATTCGGCCATTTCTGCAGGACTGTTCCAGCTACGCATGATCTCAATATAGCGCTGGCCGACATCGAACGCGGCCGCGTAATCGCCTGTCGCCCGGAGGTTGTGTGCCAGGCCGACCATTGAAAAAGCCAGGCTGTACTTGCCCGCCTCGCCTGCCTGCTTTGCCAGGGCTATGCCGGCCTCTGCCTGTGCCTTGCCGGCAGCATGATCGCCCACTTGCCATGAGATATGGCAGACAATCGAATAGGCCTGCGCCCGGAGCGCGATGGGAACGTCATCACCAGCTGCGCTGAGCAACCGCTCAAACCAGGTTTGTCCATCACGCTGATAACTGCGGAAAAACCAAAACTCAAAAAGGGCGTTCACCAGTCGCAAGCCTGCTTCGATGCGGCCACTCTCCAACGACCACGTCAAAGCGGCGCGCAAGTTGCCCAGTTCGCCTTCAAGCCAGGTCATCCAAAGTCGCTGATAGGCTCCGCTCAGTTTCGGCGCGATTTCTTCAAAACGGGCGACAAATACGTCGAGATGACGATCGCGCAGCTGCGCCTCTTCGCCTGAGGCGGTCAGTTTTTCAAGCGCATATTGGCGGATGGTCTCCAACATGCGATATCGGGCCTCGCTGCTCTGCAGCATCTCGGCCACGACCAACGATTTGTTGACCAACGACGTCAATAAACCAAGCACTGCGTCGCCTTGGATAGATCCCCAACCGCAGACTGCTTCGGCAGTGCTGAGGGTGAAACCGGCGGCGAACAACGCGAGTCGTTGCAACAAGATGCGTTCTGAGGAAGACAACAGCTCAAAACTCCAGTCGATGGCAGCGCGCAAGGTGCGATGCCGCTCATCGGCGCGGGTGGTCGAGACGAGCAGATCGAAGCGCCGATCGAGGCGCTCCTGAATCTGTTTCACGCTCAAGACATTCACACGGGCGCTGGCCAGTTCGATGGCTAAGGGAATGCCGTCGAGGTCGCGGCAGATCGAGGAGATGCTTTCAGCGTTGTCCGGCGTCAGGCTAAA contains:
- a CDS encoding cytochrome c, whose protein sequence is MFDFVGVLIVAALVALFAFLTLRTWRSRNRILKWAGAAIAGLLTLLAAAVLVAGLFGFYKINLKHDNPVADVGVAATPAQIARGGRLANACASCHSPGSAPPLSGSNAAVKFDMTTFGAIYAPNLTPGGNIDDWSDGEVVRAIREGVHKNGRSLLIMPAEVYRHLSDEDAQALVAYLRSQPSTGEALPPTRLNLLGALVTPLFGFLSAQPPVANVAMPQAGTPEYGKYMVSVLGCTGCHGDQLQGRADNGQPGPPPGPNLTQIVPQWSEAEFMAFFNTGIRPDGTATPIITLASGFSEPRMPWPMVRAATTDDDLKAIYDYLHSLPAVEGPAR
- a CDS encoding LuxR C-terminal-related transcriptional regulator is translated as MKLTNLPVKLTSFVGRKQELLEIKRLASSSRLVTLIGAGGCGKTRLALRVAELCDQPNQSVIWVDLARLTDSTLVAQVVAKALNVVEKPGTPLMDSLLDSLCEGQTLLVLDNCEHLLAACAQLVEALAGCPFLTILATSREPLGVNGEALYPVPPLALPAAGLSVDEIRQVDSVRLFVERARNIVPNFSLTPDNAESISSICRDLDGIPLAIELASARVNVLSVKQIQERLDRRFDLLVSTTRADERHRTLRAAIDWSFELLSSSERILLQRLALFAAGFTLSTAEAVCGWGSIQGDAVLGLLTSLVNKSLVVAEMLQSSEARYRMLETIRQYALEKLTASGEEAQLRDRHLDVFVARFEEIAPKLSGAYQRLWMTWLEGELGNLRAALTWSLESGRIEAGLRLVNALFEFWFFRSYQRDGQTWFERLLSAAGDDVPIALRAQAYSIVCHISWQVGDHAAGKAQAEAGIALAKQAGEAGKYSLAFSMVGLAHNLRATGDYAAAFDVGQRYIEIMRSWNSPAEMAESLAIHAINATAAGKRDLGRQFLDESVAIIREVGGNTHRAAEVLKLLGDLARGEQADVEARQLYEQSLSIYRELEPTPDVASVLIGLAHSDLHLGQVEHAHALLNESLMAQRAVGNERGMAECLLGFGALAAVQGLPTQAVRLLTVAVTWAAESILEAYPGERLAYREALAAAQTELTDQAFKDAAREGRTLTIDQAIDLALALPLVRETTPLGAQVEPGGLTAREREVVFLIAQGKSNDEIAATLVLSKRTVEKHISNIFSKLGFTQRAQIVRWAIEQGRRENPSSR
- a CDS encoding ester cyclase; the encoded protein is MSTEQNKALLRRFGELLNAHDVEGAFALCSPGVIDHGLPPGTPPGMESSRQFLKGQIAAFPDVRATVLDMIAEGDKVVSRMELEGTHLGPLMGLAPTGRRVKWGFIDINRIADGKIVEHWIETDTLGLMQQLGVIPPPRSA